Proteins encoded within one genomic window of Nitrospirota bacterium:
- a CDS encoding stage II sporulation protein M, with product MISPNTNEPPGTWRRAISDAGEARNFIYAAIAVFLVGAILGGAYSERFSSMLQSFKELAKGFSGQSIPVLILLIFLRNSFAAFLSVWLGILLGLVPLLGALSNGILVGLVIKTGAGEGSSVLGVIALLLPHGIFEFPAIFLAWGIGLWRGAWPFRHNKEETYRERAHKAYRVFLVLVLPLLLVAAVIEGLLIGLTPHP from the coding sequence GGGCGATATCGGACGCCGGGGAGGCCCGCAACTTCATCTACGCGGCCATTGCCGTCTTTCTTGTGGGCGCCATCCTGGGAGGGGCCTATTCCGAGCGGTTCTCCTCCATGCTTCAGTCCTTCAAGGAATTGGCCAAAGGCTTTTCCGGGCAAAGCATCCCGGTTCTCATCCTGCTCATCTTCCTTCGCAACAGCTTCGCCGCGTTCCTGTCCGTCTGGCTGGGGATTCTCCTGGGACTGGTCCCGCTTCTCGGGGCGCTCTCAAACGGCATCCTGGTGGGACTCGTCATAAAGACGGGAGCCGGGGAGGGGTCCAGTGTCCTCGGGGTCATCGCCTTGCTCCTGCCCCACGGTATTTTCGAGTTTCCGGCCATCTTCCTGGCCTGGGGCATCGGGCTGTGGCGGGGGGCCTGGCCCTTCCGTCACAACAAGGAAGAAACCTACAGGGAGCGGGCCCACAAGGCCTACCGCGTGTTCCTCGTCCTGGTCCTCCCTCTCCTGCTCGTCGCCGCCGTCATCGAGGGCCTGCTCATCGGGCTCACCCCGCATCCATGA